A window from Betta splendens chromosome 1, fBetSpl5.4, whole genome shotgun sequence encodes these proteins:
- the LOC114861647 gene encoding ras-related C3 botulinum toxin substrate 2-like: MVDSKPVNLGLWDTAGQEDYDRLRPLSYPQTDVFLICFSLVSPASYENVRAKWYPEVRHHCPSTPIILVGTKLDLRDEKETIEKLKEKKLSPITYPQGLALAKEIDAVKYLECSALTQRGLKTVFDEAIRAVLCPQPTKVKKKGCILL, encoded by the exons ATGGTGGACAGCAAGCCCGTCAACCTGGGCCTGTGGGATACAGCTGGACAGGAGGACTACGACCGGCTGCGCCCACTGTCCTACCCACAGACG GATGTTTTCCTCATCTGTTTCTCCCTCGTGAGTCCAGCGTCCTACGAGAACGTCAGAGCTAAG TGGTACCCAGAGGTTCGCCACCACTGCCCCTCCACTCCCATTATCCTGGTGGGAACCAAGCTGGATCTGAGGGACGAGAAGGAAACCattgagaagctgaaggagaagaagctgtcACCGATCACCTACCCCCAGGGCCTCGCTCTGGCTAAGGAGATAG ACGCAGTGAAGTACCTGGAGTGCTCAGCTCTGACCCAGCGTGGTCTGAAGACCGTGTTTGATGAGGCCATTCGTGCCGTGCTCTGCCCACAGCCCACCAAAGTCAAGAAGAAGGGCTGCATCCTGCTGTGA
- the LOC121201868 gene encoding kallikrein 1-related peptidase b11-like: MSQTLSRAETGRTLRTMASLQILLLLCITVSVSAAGHLQKRIYGGRNCTNTERLYHVMLRPYDGKLNYTCGGSLISNRWILTAAHCWEASWTSGAMNVIVGVHPGNNKKEMEINNTDIFPFKDTNNSVNDIMLLRLPQKITNITPIQLPDCTANNEPKINDSVEVAGHGNCQLNATFYEVNLEWKETSVTHTNTVFLRSCRTMFADVVMHQGAPAQEIKITAEAEIFTDKDINNNIRSHDIMLLQLPTPTDVQPVALPDCECVRAA, from the exons atgagccaaaccctcagcagagcagagactggaAGGACTCTGAGAACCATGGCTTCTCTTCAGATACTTCTTCTCCTGTGTATCA CTGTTTCAGTGAGCGCAGCTGGACATCTGCAGAAAAGAATCTACGGAGGTAGaaactgtacaaacactgaGCGTCTGTACCATGTCATGCTAAGACCATATGATGGTAAACTCAATTATACCTGTGGTGGCTCTCTGATCAGTAATCGGTGGATTCTGACTGCAGCTCACTGCTGGGAAGCGTCATG GACTTCCGGTGCTATGAATGTGATTGTAGGAGTTCATCCAGGTAACAATAAGaaggaaatggaaataaataacACAGACATATTcccttttaaagacacaaacaatagTGTTAATGACATCATGTTACTGCGGCTGCCTCAGAAAATCACAAACATCACACCCATACAGCTTCCTGACTGTACTGCGAATAATGAGCCTAAAAT aaATGACTCGGTTGAAGTAGCAGGACACGGCAATTGTCAATTGAACGCGACATTCTATGAAG TTAACCTGGAGTGGAAG GAAACATCTGttactcacacaaacactgtgtttcTACGTTCCTGTAGGACCATGTTTGCAGATGTAGTTATGCATCAAGGAGCTCCAGCCCAGGAAATTAAAATTACTGCAGAAGCTGAGATCTTCACCGATAaagacatcaacaacaacatcaggTCACACGACATCATGTTACTGCAGCTTCCGACCCCCACTGACGTTCAGCCTGTAGCACTACCTGACTGTGAATGtgtcagggcggcgtag